The DNA sequence CCGGCCTGCTGTTTCTCGAGCCAATCCTGGTAGGCATCCTGAGCATGGAGGGGCATTAGTGTGAGGGGAAGAATCGCAAACAGACGGTGAAGATAACGAGTCATGGTAACCCCATTTCAGTAATAAACTTCAAGAATCTCTCGTAGTAATCCGGGCCTGCCACGGTATTCAACCAGGCTAAATATGCCACCCAGGCGGTTTCCCGGCTAATTCTGACTACGACTGTGGCCTGCCACTGGTTGTTAATCTGTTCGTCATTGATATTTGCAATGAGAATCCCTGATAGATCGAGAGGCTGGTGAGGAGGTGACTTGGGGAAATCAGGAAATTTATGGTACGTCGACCAATCGCTAGTCGACCGTCCATACTCAATGAATAATCTATGTACAGCATCAATTTGCACCTGAAAGACAGCAATCAGATCACGTCGAGCCTTCAATGCGCCCCTGTCGCGGGCTATTAATAGGCTATTGGATTCCCCTCGGCCAACTCCGTAGAAATAGGTTGAATCGGCCCTTTCCATCGCCAACATTTGGTCGCCGGCACTGGGCTGGGTCCGGACGGATGGCAAAAAACCGACGCAGGCAGAAAAAGCGGTTACCAACAGGAATAAACTGGTGCGGAGCACGGCCCCCCCGAAGTATGGAATAGCAGGAAACTGATCTTGCTACAAAAAAGTGGACACTACGAGAAGTCATATTGCCTGTTTGAACTTCATGTTTTCATACTCGACTGGGGATCTATATCCCAAGGTTGAGTGCTTTCTGGTCCTATTGTAAAAGCCCTCTATGTACTCGAACAGAGAGCGCCTGGCCTCTGCCCGTGTGCGGTAGAGTTCATGATGGACCAGTTCAGTCTTCAGGGTATGGAAAAAACTTTCCGCTACAGCATTGTCGTAACAGTTACCTCTGCCGCTCATGCTCTGGATCGACCTTGACCGGCTGAGCAGGGCAACGAACGGTTCACAGGCATACTGCACGCCCCGGTCCGAGTGGAACACCAGGTCCGGAAGCGGTTGGCATCCTTTAACGGCCATCTGGAAGGCCGGTATGGTGGTGTCGGTGGCTTCCATCGTCTCACTCATGGACCAACCGACGATCTTCCGGTTATAGAGATCCATGATCACCGTCAAATACAGCCAGCCCTCCAGGGTGCGGATATAGGTGATGTCAGAGACCCAGACCCGGTTAGGAGCCTCGGCCTGGAACACCTGCTCCAGCAGGTTCGGCGCAACCGCATGCTTGTGTTTGGAGTTGGTGGTGGCCTTGAACTTCCTCCTGGCTCTGGCCCTGATATCGTGCTGGCGCATCAGC is a window from the Candidatus Neomarinimicrobiota bacterium genome containing:
- a CDS encoding IS3 family transposase, producing FGVEKMCLSLAVSRSGFYCWNQSGEGKRAAQNRLLLDSIRRIHNSSKGRYGSPRITAELKDQGLACSRPRVARLMRQHDIRARARRKFKATTNSKHKHAVAPNLLEQVFQAEAPNRVWVSDITYIRTLEGWLYLTVIMDLYNRKIVGWSMSETMEATDTTIPAFQMAVKGCQPLPDLVFHSDRGVQYACEPFVALLSRSRSIQSMSGRGNCYDNAVAESFFHTLKTELVHHELYRTRAEARRSLFEYIEGFYNRTRKHSTLGYRSPVEYENMKFKQAI